The genome window TTGCATAAAATTCCTTTGGATCGATGTATTGACCGTTAAGCGGTTTCTGTATCCCGATCCTATAGCTTATCCGGAAGTTACTAAGTCCATGGTTGGTAAAAGTTTCGTCGGCTAAGACTCGGTGTGCTATACTAAACCATTCAAACTTCCTCACATTATTAAATTGTTGAATGATCCGGTGATAATACGTATTATCTTCTAACCTTATCATATAACCACCTCCAATGATATTATTAATAGACAATTTAGTAGTAAGCAGCAAAGTCAAATCAGTGCGCTCATATTGAAATCTATGGTTGGGAGACTTATCCATTTCTTTCTGCGATAGGATTTGACGAGACTCAAATTTTGTATTAAGCTTTAAAGCTTTGCCAACCTTAAAGTTTACGTTAAATTGAGTAGTTGTGCCGGCCCGATATGTTTGCTGGCATAATGCTGTAAAGGATAATAAATAAAAGAGGAAAAATCTGCACATCAGTAAATAAGATTATCATCATTTGCTAATGCTATTTCCTTAGTACTTTCAATCTTTCCAGTACTATCAACGAGCACTTCAAAATACGCTTCCTCGTTTCCTGTCTGCCCTCGGACGACTATCTCATATTTAACTATCATTCCTTCAAGCGGCATTTTGGCGAGAACGGCCCGTTCCAGGTTATTCTCGCTTCCATTCCATTGCAATTGTGTTTTGATAATTTTCTGACGCTTAAATGTAGCATTGAGGTTATCTTTTATTACAGAACGGATATTTTTTTCCAAATCACGAATGTTAATGAGAATTTCGATATCCTGTATTTGTCCGGATTCATCAAACTCGATACTGTAATGTTTTCCCGAATGCTTCAGTTTCGCTTCGATAGTCTTAGTGGTATCGCTTTCCTCCATATACCAATGAACCCTGGAGTTGTTAAATAGGCGGGACACAAATAAAGTGGCGCTGTCCGGAACGGAATCAGCTTTGACAGTGTATTCCCGTTCATATTTTTTTTGTCCCAGACAGGGCGTGCAGTGAAGTGCTACGAGCAGAAATAAGAAAAGATACAAGAAATGTTTGTTTGCAATCACGTTTTTAAATTTTGCTATCCATAAATTCAGTGAGGTCAGGCTTGATTTAACTGGTATTAAGGAATAGAAAATGTATAATTCGCCTTTATTCTAAAAGCTATACCGGTCCATGTGGAAAATGAGCCATAAAAGCTACAGCCATCCGTACGGAGGCTAAAAAACTGCAATTTCCTTCTAATTCTTTGTGGCATGCGTGGTAACCCATTGCTCAAAGGCTACCATAAAATCAGTCAGAAAGCTCTTTGTAGAATCATTAATGAGACTTCCGTTTTCATCAAATAACCCTGTTGCTTCAGCTATATATGCTTCGGGCTGTGCCATGGTGGGTACATTAACAAAAACAAGTGACTGGCGTAGGTGATGGTTAGCACCGAAACCACTAATATTTCCAATCGAAACGCTTACCACTGCTCCTGGTTTTCCATTCCAGGAATTTTGCCCATATGGACGCGAGCCCACGTCAATAGCATTTTTTAAAACAGCAGGTACCGAACGGTTATATTCTGGCGTAAGAAATAAAAGGCCATCGGCAGACCTGATTTGCCGCCGAAATTCTTCCCATTCGTTTGGCGGTGTTGCTTCCAGGTCCTCATTAAACATTGGAAGATCTGAAATATCTAATATTTCAAGACTCAGAGATTCCGGCGCAAGGGCAATCAGTGCGTTCGCAGTTTTTAAATTGTAGGACTCTTTGCGAAGGCTTCCTACGATAACTGCAATGTTATAATTTTTCATTATTTCATTTGTTAAAGTATGACATATAATTTATGTAAAACGCAGACGATGAAGCAGGCAGTGAAACGCACATTTTTATTGAATCGCAGCGAGCAGCTGGAGAGTTAAATCTTGTTGCACACCGAGTGATTGAATAGCTATATAAACATTGATAGGAATTAGCAGATATTTTCATCAATTTATAGAAATTTCCATATTTTTTGCTCTAAGTCAGATTATATTTTAGAATGAACTGCATAAGGGTATCATTAGGGAATTGTCGGAGGCATAGTGTAAAAAATAGTATTAGTAGTCTTTTTCCAACCGCCTATAATACTGGGTACTTTTATAGCTAACACAACCTGTAAATGATAACAGATACCGCAAATAGAGGAGAGGCATCAGTAGCCATACAACGCGAAAGTACATAGTAGTGATAGTTCGTGGACTGCGGTTGATTTTTCTTTGGGTGTATAAGGGATCAGTGCTAACGCATATTAAATTGTTTACCATCATGCAGACTTTTTTCCAGCTTAGTGCAGCAGACGTCATAAGTTCTCTAAAGACTTCCGCTTCGGGTTTAAAAAGTGATACAGTTGTAAACCTTCGAAATGAATTTGGGGAGAATGTATTGCAGGAGGCCAAACGAAAAAGTAAACTGTCCATCCTTATTGGTCAGTTTAAGGATGTTATGATTTTGATACTGATTGTCGCTGCCGCCATTTCATTTATGGTTGGCGAGCATACAGATGCATACGTTATTCTGGCCATCATTCTCGGTAATGCCTGGATGGGTTACTCGCAGGAATATAATGCAGAGCAATCAGTAAAGATGTTACAGAAAATGTCGGCACAGTTTGCGATCGTGATCCGCGACAATAACCCTTTAAAAATTGAAGCAAGTCAATTAGTCCCTGGTGATTTAATTCTACTGGAAGCCGGTGATATTGTCCCTGCCGATGCAAGGCTTATCCAGGTGAGTTCTCTTAAAACGGACGAAGCATCGCTTACCGGCGAAAGCCATTCAATAGAAAAAATAACCGAGCCAATAAAAGAAGGGGACATTGTGCCTGGTGACCAGCTCAATATGGTTTTCAAAGGAACGGTTGTGAGTAATGGTTCTGCCCAAGCGGTCGTCACTGCCATTGGTATGAATACCGAAATCGGTAAAATTGCAGGTATGATGGAGGCAAGTTCTCAAAAAACGCCCCTCCAGAAAAGGCTAGCTGTTTTTAGTAAGCAACTGGCGGTTATTGTTCTAGTGATTTGCCTAACCGTTTTTGGTCTTGGCTTGCTCCGTGGCGAGCCACCATTTGCCATGTTTCTTACCGCATTGTCGCTGGCTGTTGCTGCGTTGCCAGAGGCATTGCCAGCCGTTATAACAATTGCGCTTGCCCAGGGGGCCCGCCGAATGGTGAGCCAAAATGCATTGATGAGAAAATTGCCGGCGGTTGAAACGTTAGGGTCAGTCACCTATATATGCAGCGATAAAACCGGGACGCTTACCCAAAACATCATGACGGTAGAAAGTATCCTTGCTGTAGAGGGCAAGGAAGAACTTTTGGGCTATGCCATGATGCTCAATAATGATGTGCGATTTTCCGCAGACAAAGAACTGTTGGGCGATTCCACAGAAACAGCATTGGTAAAGTATGCCATAGATAAGGGCAAAACAAAAGAAGAAGCAGATCAAAAATTCCCGCTGTTGGAGAAGCTGCCATTCGATTCAGAGCGCATGCGGATGGGCACCTTACATAAATATGGGGACAAATGGATTTTGTTTGTAAAAGGTGCCCCAATAAAAATGC of Dyadobacter chenhuakuii contains these proteins:
- a CDS encoding DUF2490 domain-containing protein codes for the protein MCRFFLFYLLSFTALCQQTYRAGTTTQFNVNFKVGKALKLNTKFESRQILSQKEMDKSPNHRFQYERTDLTLLLTTKLSINNIIGGGYMIRLEDNTYYHRIIQQFNNVRKFEWFSIAHRVLADETFTNHGLSNFRISYRIGIQKPLNGQYIDPKEFYAKVNNDFLGIWSRDESDFEIGILPTLGYTATANNKIELGVDYRVNELRKNSITQQFWVTLGWFISI
- a CDS encoding NADPH-dependent FMN reductase, which codes for MKNYNIAVIVGSLRKESYNLKTANALIALAPESLSLEILDISDLPMFNEDLEATPPNEWEEFRRQIRSADGLLFLTPEYNRSVPAVLKNAIDVGSRPYGQNSWNGKPGAVVSVSIGNISGFGANHHLRQSLVFVNVPTMAQPEAYIAEATGLFDENGSLINDSTKSFLTDFMVAFEQWVTTHATKN
- a CDS encoding cation-translocating P-type ATPase, producing the protein MQTFFQLSAADVISSLKTSASGLKSDTVVNLRNEFGENVLQEAKRKSKLSILIGQFKDVMILILIVAAAISFMVGEHTDAYVILAIILGNAWMGYSQEYNAEQSVKMLQKMSAQFAIVIRDNNPLKIEASQLVPGDLILLEAGDIVPADARLIQVSSLKTDEASLTGESHSIEKITEPIKEGDIVPGDQLNMVFKGTVVSNGSAQAVVTAIGMNTEIGKIAGMMEASSQKTPLQKRLAVFSKQLAVIVLVICLTVFGLGLLRGEPPFAMFLTALSLAVAALPEALPAVITIALAQGARRMVSQNALMRKLPAVETLGSVTYICSDKTGTLTQNIMTVESILAVEGKEELLGYAMMLNNDVRFSADKELLGDSTETALVKYAIDKGKTKEEADQKFPLLEKLPFDSERMRMGTLHKYGDKWILFVKGAPIKMLESVSEKHKNQTDGWLAQNRKWAADGLRVLFFAYKIFEKDPGRITSDEENELEFLGMAAMIDPPREEVIEAIKECKSAGIKTVMITGDQPLTATAIAQRLGMIEEGSQEVRAGSDLEKLTEEEFKSVTKHVAVYARVSPEQKLNIVKALQNNGEFVAMTGDGVNDAPSLKQSDIGIAMGITGTDVSKEASDMILLDDNFATIVKAVREGRRIYENIKKFIVYVLSCNLGEILVIFFAPIIGFAIPLLPIHILWINLVTDGLPGIALVAEPAEKDIMNRPPRPPKENLFAGGLVLRIVLIGIIMTFAALFIQWWCINENYDVKTQQTAVFTTLCFVQLGNALSVRSTYHSIFSRDIFANRGMWGAIILTIMLQMLIVYVPFLDTVFKTTPLSWHIMLIVIITTVVCIILIELVKLMNKK